A portion of the Sphingobacterium spiritivorum genome contains these proteins:
- a CDS encoding RHS repeat domain-containing protein — MKNITKTLLFAALLFFNLSAYGQEGKEIEKVTISSPTAATLGKYADIPVNKNTGIPDISIPIYTVNSGAIKLPISLSHHASGLKVQEISGWVGSGFSLQAGGAITRTVRGLPDDRSNVLIQTKAHYVDYGYSNYFYNRGDSVISDIDFANGVLDGEPDLFFFNFNGYSGKFYFNDDRTPVLVPEQDIKIEVGMTEQSGKIEGFTITTPDGSKYFFGKNGNTGSVVPIEKTSVYSSRYGKISGTPISSWFLNKIQSADGLFSIVFAYQEEKYSYYTISPQEISGQYKDIYPPDKRDAYLVKNSFEGVRLNEIKFPNGSVRFVASASARQDLARYDPNNIIEYPNTEARALKEIQITAGDQFCKKFIFHHDYFSAYGFVPRVTYEAGITTQSDLKRLKLDSLEEVSCDLTVKAGKYKFSYFGETVASTLSYAQDYWGFNNGMNTNTTIIPDIRENGNLVKGADRKPSWPSMRAGTLKAITYPMGGVTIFDFEPHYTYTNYINYTTVSQNIHLGGDGNIFRSVPESLTLVTDGSGVLVDINNMSPINDGYVSIYDPNGILSGIGISCYKGQTRKEFVSLSAGTYSVKLSFSQAGGNPSGYPLSVSIGKNVSYSVNENSMVGGLRIKTITNQTSSTETPIVTSYSYLRDDGNSSGELYERPTFAMIKRNDMLKLVKDDGPFNANYTPYCNMNGCSNCEIAGSLMSYVKSGGDLRPMKSTQGQHIGYTQVKVSQTGNGYSQYNYYWSKFLQYPYISGPPGAVANIVVNTKVCDPNTPNYPTVPLPFEYQKGLPQFESHFDENGKPLKSIQYDYIFRENPISTPGYIVVNNERFWGSFYNLNTGRKMEEKIIETVYLPNGNDTTYKILYYRSPYHNQTTEAVTISSDGDTVTTKKQYVFDYQIPALQAIDPGVNTYLSKEITAKAALDQAITDAEINHRGNRWIALQRYKRAKVNARSEFISYRRTQFSDQINNSKTIHDAAKASAGITLKPILQMQDNFQNSTVETSKWRKNRITGAYYTSYMTDAVTAAVYPNTNEVIDFSAVELTFGHSKLSGSNITKDSRYRFENSVKYASGNIAETKAKKESPTTYLWGYQYQYPIAEITNANYSDVVSAIGGQTAIDQLNSTTVSENFIKQIMTTLRTHLRSAQVTSYTYKPLVGMSSKTNATGQTEYYDYDGFGRLSAIRDHQGNIVQTFCYNYKGVRVDCNLVSSEVPGTTDKVTIKLQSLTGSTNLSYVSVRHNVTGQIVPPVKFPDNTTQEVLLQIPRAELMSGKLSLEFNSRVYKPLTPEYRPAVDYTYKLTPAGPLWKISDGTGMNMGKLLTVPLLPIWFLPGQDFAITMDFESPPVVVPGSDFYPSSNFALQSNNVTLSGGRVTGSLVLRSLSAPSVNAGGFAYAGAFSDDSYLPSAGRQFISGNWLCEIQAGVLPRLYIKWIGSGSPAWSSGSTVSLIINYNK; from the coding sequence ATGAAAAATATAACCAAAACCTTACTCTTCGCTGCTCTTCTCTTTTTTAACTTATCTGCTTATGGACAGGAAGGAAAAGAAATTGAGAAGGTCACCATTTCTTCACCTACAGCAGCAACACTGGGAAAATACGCCGATATTCCTGTCAATAAAAACACAGGAATTCCGGACATATCAATTCCGATATATACGGTTAACTCAGGTGCGATTAAACTCCCGATAAGTCTGAGCCATCATGCTTCCGGACTAAAAGTTCAGGAAATTTCAGGATGGGTAGGAAGCGGATTTTCACTACAGGCAGGAGGCGCCATAACCCGAACAGTACGTGGTCTTCCTGATGACAGATCAAATGTGTTGATACAAACTAAAGCACACTATGTTGATTATGGTTACAGTAATTATTTTTACAATAGAGGTGATAGTGTGATTTCGGATATTGATTTTGCGAATGGAGTACTTGACGGGGAGCCAGATTTATTTTTCTTTAATTTTAATGGTTATTCAGGAAAGTTTTATTTTAATGATGACCGGACACCTGTACTGGTCCCGGAACAAGATATCAAAATCGAGGTCGGAATGACTGAACAATCTGGCAAAATCGAAGGATTTACTATTACTACACCGGATGGTTCAAAATATTTTTTTGGAAAAAATGGAAATACAGGTTCAGTAGTTCCTATAGAAAAGACCTCTGTATATTCCAGCAGATATGGAAAAATCAGCGGAACTCCAATTTCCAGTTGGTTTTTAAACAAAATCCAATCTGCAGATGGTCTGTTTTCTATAGTATTTGCATATCAAGAGGAAAAATACAGTTACTATACTATATCTCCCCAAGAGATAAGCGGTCAGTATAAAGATATCTATCCTCCGGATAAAAGAGATGCATATCTGGTCAAAAACTCCTTTGAAGGAGTTCGGCTTAATGAAATTAAATTTCCTAATGGTTCCGTACGTTTTGTTGCCTCTGCTTCGGCACGTCAGGATTTGGCGCGATACGACCCTAATAATATTATTGAATACCCCAATACAGAAGCAAGAGCCTTAAAAGAAATCCAGATAACTGCAGGGGATCAGTTTTGCAAAAAATTCATTTTTCATCATGATTATTTTTCTGCTTATGGTTTTGTACCAAGAGTTACATATGAGGCAGGAATAACAACACAATCTGATTTAAAACGACTAAAACTTGATTCTCTTGAAGAAGTCTCTTGTGATCTTACTGTAAAAGCAGGTAAATATAAATTCAGTTATTTTGGAGAAACAGTTGCAAGCACGTTAAGTTATGCACAAGACTACTGGGGATTTAATAATGGTATGAATACCAATACGACAATTATTCCTGACATCAGGGAAAATGGCAACCTTGTCAAAGGTGCTGATCGTAAACCATCCTGGCCTAGTATGAGAGCTGGTACATTGAAAGCGATAACCTATCCTATGGGTGGAGTAACCATATTTGATTTCGAACCACATTACACCTATACTAACTACATAAATTACACAACTGTCTCTCAAAACATCCATTTAGGAGGAGATGGCAACATCTTTAGGTCAGTGCCCGAAAGTCTGACGCTGGTCACGGATGGTTCAGGAGTATTGGTGGATATAAATAATATGTCTCCAATAAATGATGGTTATGTAAGTATTTATGATCCAAACGGAATATTAAGCGGTATTGGTATTTCCTGCTACAAAGGTCAGACAAGAAAAGAATTTGTCAGTTTGTCTGCCGGCACATATTCTGTCAAATTAAGTTTTAGTCAGGCTGGAGGAAATCCCTCCGGCTACCCCCTATCAGTATCTATAGGTAAAAATGTTTCCTATAGTGTAAATGAAAACAGTATGGTAGGAGGACTCCGTATTAAAACCATTACCAATCAAACTTCGTCTACCGAAACACCCATTGTGACTTCGTACAGTTATCTGCGTGATGACGGAAATTCATCGGGAGAGCTTTATGAACGTCCTACTTTTGCAATGATCAAACGGAATGATATGCTAAAATTGGTCAAAGATGACGGTCCGTTTAATGCGAATTATACCCCCTATTGTAATATGAATGGCTGCAGCAACTGTGAAATAGCAGGTAGTTTGATGTCCTATGTCAAATCTGGTGGTGATCTGCGACCAATGAAATCAACACAGGGGCAACATATAGGTTATACACAGGTTAAAGTAAGTCAGACAGGAAACGGTTATTCCCAATATAATTACTACTGGTCAAAATTTTTGCAATACCCTTATATTTCGGGTCCTCCGGGTGCTGTTGCCAATATCGTAGTAAATACAAAAGTATGTGATCCTAATACTCCAAACTATCCAACCGTTCCACTGCCATTTGAGTATCAGAAAGGATTACCACAATTTGAAAGTCATTTCGACGAAAATGGAAAGCCTTTAAAAAGTATTCAATACGATTACATCTTTCGTGAAAATCCGATTTCTACACCTGGATACATTGTTGTCAATAATGAACGATTCTGGGGATCATTTTACAATTTGAATACAGGCAGGAAAATGGAGGAAAAGATTATAGAGACCGTGTATTTACCCAATGGAAATGATACCACTTATAAAATCCTCTATTATAGAAGTCCTTATCATAATCAGACAACTGAGGCAGTAACCATATCATCAGATGGAGATACAGTTACTACAAAGAAACAGTATGTATTCGATTACCAGATTCCTGCCTTACAAGCCATTGATCCCGGAGTGAATACTTATCTGTCCAAAGAGATAACTGCAAAAGCCGCATTAGATCAGGCTATCACAGATGCTGAAATAAATCACCGCGGAAATCGATGGATTGCGCTTCAGCGGTATAAAAGAGCAAAAGTCAATGCCAGAAGTGAATTTATCAGTTACCGCAGAACACAATTTTCTGATCAGATAAATAATTCAAAAACTATCCATGATGCTGCAAAAGCTTCTGCCGGGATCACGCTAAAACCCATTCTGCAGATGCAGGACAACTTTCAGAACTCCACAGTTGAAACAAGCAAATGGCGAAAAAACAGAATCACGGGTGCGTATTATACCTCTTATATGACTGATGCTGTTACGGCTGCAGTTTATCCCAATACAAATGAAGTTATTGATTTTTCTGCTGTTGAACTAACTTTTGGCCATTCTAAATTATCCGGAAGTAATATAACAAAAGATTCCAGATATCGTTTTGAAAACAGTGTAAAATATGCTTCTGGTAATATCGCTGAAACCAAAGCTAAAAAAGAGTCTCCAACAACTTATCTCTGGGGATATCAGTATCAGTATCCCATAGCAGAGATCACCAACGCAAATTACAGTGATGTAGTATCGGCTATAGGTGGTCAGACGGCAATTGATCAGTTGAACAGTACTACTGTCAGTGAGAATTTCATCAAACAGATAATGACTACACTCCGTACCCATCTTCGCAGTGCTCAGGTGACATCATATACCTACAAACCACTGGTAGGTATGAGCAGCAAGACCAATGCTACAGGACAGACGGAATACTATGATTATGACGGATTTGGCAGATTGTCCGCTATCCGGGATCATCAGGGTAATATTGTGCAGACATTTTGCTATAACTACAAAGGTGTCCGGGTAGACTGTAATCTGGTATCATCAGAGGTGCCCGGAACCACAGATAAGGTTACCATCAAACTACAATCGCTGACCGGGAGTACAAACCTGAGTTATGTATCTGTACGCCACAATGTAACCGGTCAGATCGTTCCCCCGGTCAAATTTCCGGATAACACTACACAAGAGGTACTGCTGCAGATACCCCGTGCCGAACTGATGTCCGGCAAGCTGTCTCTTGAGTTCAACTCACGGGTCTATAAACCCTTGACTCCGGAATATCGGCCAGCGGTAGATTACACCTACAAGCTGACACCAGCCGGCCCGCTATGGAAGATATCCGACGGTACAGGGATGAATATGGGTAAGCTGCTGACTGTTCCGCTGCTCCCCATCTGGTTTTTACCGGGACAGGACTTCGCTATTACTATGGACTTCGAATCTCCTCCGGTTGTAGTGCCCGGTTCGGATTTTTATCCATCTTCCAATTTTGCACTGCAGAGTAACAACGTAACGCTTTCCGGCGGGCGGGTTACAGGTAGTCTGGTTCTACGGTCTTTATCAGCACCTTCTGTCAATGCGGGCGGCTTTGCCTACGCAGGAGCTTTCAGCGACGATTCTTATCTTCCTTCGGCCGGCAGACAATTTATTTCCGGCAACTGGCTATGTGAGATACAGGCTGGAGTCCTGCCCCGGCTCTACATCAAATGGATCGGCAGCGGTAGCCCGGCATGGTCTTCCGGCAGTACGGTTTCCCTGATAATCAATTATAACAAGTAG
- a CDS encoding RNA polymerase sigma-70 factor has protein sequence MADSQLIDFRQKEEAFVMRKLHDRQWQKLLHFCYNIVGEEAEAQDIVQDSFLAIWKIRERWETIENLDNYLFMICRNNALALLKKQTEIKRLAEDIAIHLQNQIQHSALEHIYASETNQHIQGQIQTFPAKMKEVFLLSREEELSQKEIAAKLDISENTVKKQINNVLKVLKKKL, from the coding sequence ATGGCAGATAGTCAATTAATAGATTTTCGTCAAAAGGAGGAGGCATTTGTAATGCGTAAGCTGCATGACCGGCAGTGGCAGAAGTTGTTACATTTCTGTTACAATATAGTCGGCGAAGAAGCAGAAGCGCAGGATATCGTGCAGGATTCTTTTTTGGCAATATGGAAGATAAGAGAACGCTGGGAGACTATCGAAAATCTGGATAATTACCTCTTTATGATCTGTAGAAATAATGCACTGGCATTACTCAAAAAACAAACGGAAATCAAACGTCTTGCAGAAGATATTGCCATTCACCTTCAAAATCAGATACAGCACAGTGCTTTGGAACATATATATGCTTCCGAAACAAACCAACATATACAGGGACAGATTCAAACCTTTCCTGCAAAGATGAAAGAGGTTTTTCTGTTAAGCCGAGAGGAAGAGTTAAGTCAGAAAGAGATCGCTGCGAAGTTAGATATCTCAGAAAACACGGTTAAGAAGCAGATAAACAATGTGTTAAAAGTTTTAAAGAAAAAACTTTAA
- a CDS encoding DUF6443 domain-containing protein codes for MKRQFLSAILTLLTLSTVKAQNTDLTLSSYSGQSQIKARGSVTLKPGVHIPSGSTVRIYTSSTLPEHPVLQTQPNANQNYILMRTFRRAGITSSNLSQSRTADEENQTVQYFDGLGRLNQTVEVMGSPTHKDIVQHVEYDNYGREVRKYLPYVSSGNADGSYKATAATEVIKYYAPATGWDPAVKKTAFPYAETQFENSPLNRVQAQGSPGEAWQLNTGHTVRTDYGTNETNDVRMWEINPAENGASSTFYPSGRLYRTVVKDENQTSGKSGTVEEYKDFDGRVVLKRVWETETKKLETYYIYDDFGDLRYVVPPAVTAGNFTEADQSFSNSIYAYKYDGRRRLTEKKIPGKEKEAIVYNQNDQPILTQDGEQTGKEWAYTKYDAFGRVTETGTYPTTADRSNLQSIADQETAGSLWESRGYNASGYSNVSFPRSNTRPEVINYYDDYGFAGSTSLPESGISRSSLVHSLQTGSLVYTTEGTQPLLTVLYYDDYGRVIQTASQNHLSGTDYVTNTYSFPGELLVSTRKHTAGGQTTTIVSTYEYDHTGRLIASRQRINAQQEVTLSLNSYNETGQLKEKAVGANADANNPVNTTTYAYNERGWMTSRVSGQFSQHLRYQDPVNGAPPQWNGNISEQQWGQSTILNQHFVYSYDALNRLKSGSSPTSGMSEQMNYDDMGNITNLTRDGGMISYSYTGNRLNAVSGSASGSYSYDANGNAKTDRTGMSFVYNRLNLPRQVTGGGRTVGYLYDALGTKLRKTANTTGQRDYIDGIEYQNGTIELIHTAEGVAYRNTNGVYTYQYHLTDHLGNVRATVYRNPNTNAIEVLQRDDYYPFGLQKSPGPVYGNNKYLYNGKEKQEELGGQLDYGARFYDPVIGRWNVPDPLGEVHYSQTGYHYVLNSPLAFSDPLGLDTIPVNNFRIKDYEEDVDVVALSGATVTRNRSSNNGFATLSFLDASDDPYFKKRPYDVIEYRRTLNAARDPAIDLMNVASIASGIGDAYLLTRGGIMILKGGIPLILKRLALKKALKEGLTNAQLVQKAATKAEAAIGGIGRFAGTAKHKYATNLLERYQRIYGNRGLFTNFSFNNGVGNRGTLDVLDKINGIVYDFKFGKAVMSSSQYNKYLRNFGLPIQIVRP; via the coding sequence ATGAAAAGACAGTTTTTATCCGCCATATTAACCTTATTAACCTTATCAACGGTTAAGGCACAAAATACGGATCTGACCCTCAGCAGTTACAGCGGCCAGAGTCAGATCAAAGCCCGTGGCAGTGTTACACTAAAGCCTGGTGTCCATATTCCTTCCGGCAGTACCGTGAGGATATACACCAGCAGCACCCTCCCGGAGCACCCGGTCTTACAGACACAGCCGAACGCTAATCAGAACTATATCCTGATGCGCACCTTTCGCAGGGCAGGGATAACTTCTTCCAATCTTAGCCAGTCCCGTACGGCAGATGAAGAAAATCAGACCGTCCAATACTTTGACGGATTGGGGCGATTGAACCAGACCGTTGAGGTTATGGGTTCCCCTACCCACAAGGACATCGTGCAGCACGTGGAATACGACAACTATGGCCGCGAGGTCAGAAAATATCTGCCCTATGTAAGCTCCGGGAATGCAGACGGAAGCTATAAAGCAACCGCCGCAACGGAGGTGATAAAGTACTACGCACCTGCTACAGGATGGGATCCCGCAGTAAAGAAAACGGCCTTTCCTTATGCAGAAACTCAGTTTGAGAACAGTCCGCTGAACCGTGTGCAGGCTCAGGGATCACCGGGAGAAGCCTGGCAGCTCAATACAGGTCATACAGTGCGTACCGACTACGGTACCAATGAAACGAACGATGTCAGGATGTGGGAAATAAATCCGGCAGAAAACGGTGCATCATCCACTTTCTACCCGTCCGGAAGGCTGTACAGGACTGTAGTAAAAGACGAGAATCAGACTTCCGGCAAGAGCGGTACAGTAGAGGAATACAAAGACTTCGACGGGCGCGTAGTCCTGAAACGAGTCTGGGAAACCGAAACCAAAAAACTGGAAACCTATTATATATACGACGACTTCGGGGACCTCCGTTACGTGGTACCTCCGGCAGTAACGGCCGGTAACTTTACTGAAGCCGACCAGAGCTTCAGCAACTCTATATATGCCTATAAATACGACGGCCGCAGAAGACTGACCGAAAAGAAAATACCCGGCAAAGAAAAAGAAGCTATCGTATACAATCAGAACGATCAGCCCATATTAACACAGGATGGGGAGCAGACCGGAAAAGAATGGGCATATACCAAATATGATGCTTTCGGCCGGGTCACCGAAACCGGTACTTACCCCACGACGGCAGACCGGAGTAACCTGCAGAGCATAGCAGATCAGGAGACTGCAGGCAGTCTGTGGGAGAGCCGGGGATATAATGCTTCAGGGTACAGCAATGTAAGCTTCCCCCGTAGCAATACCAGGCCGGAGGTGATAAACTACTATGATGATTACGGTTTTGCAGGCAGTACTTCCCTTCCCGAATCCGGGATCAGCCGGAGCAGTCTGGTTCACTCCCTGCAGACCGGATCGCTGGTTTACACTACAGAGGGAACACAGCCCCTGCTCACTGTATTGTATTATGATGATTACGGCAGGGTCATACAGACAGCCTCGCAGAATCATCTGAGCGGAACAGACTATGTGACCAATACATACAGCTTCCCGGGAGAGCTGCTCGTCAGCACCCGTAAACATACAGCTGGCGGACAGACCACAACAATTGTCAGCACCTATGAATACGACCATACCGGACGGCTCATTGCTTCCCGGCAGCGAATCAATGCACAACAGGAAGTGACATTGAGTCTCAACAGTTACAATGAGACCGGACAGCTCAAAGAAAAAGCTGTCGGAGCGAATGCAGATGCTAATAATCCTGTAAACACTACTACCTATGCCTACAATGAGCGCGGCTGGATGACTTCCCGGGTTTCCGGGCAGTTCAGTCAGCACCTGCGCTATCAGGATCCGGTAAACGGTGCACCTCCCCAGTGGAACGGTAATATCTCTGAGCAGCAATGGGGACAAAGTACAATCCTCAACCAGCATTTTGTGTACAGCTATGATGCACTAAACAGGTTGAAGAGCGGCAGCAGCCCTACATCAGGTATGTCAGAACAGATGAATTACGATGATATGGGCAATATCACGAATCTGACAAGGGATGGTGGAATGATCAGCTACAGCTATACGGGTAACCGGCTGAATGCAGTGAGCGGATCAGCGAGTGGCAGTTACAGCTATGATGCCAACGGCAATGCAAAGACCGACCGTACCGGGATGAGTTTTGTATACAACAGACTCAATCTTCCCAGGCAGGTCACCGGAGGAGGCAGGACTGTAGGATACCTCTATGATGCATTAGGTACAAAACTCCGGAAAACAGCAAATACGACCGGACAGCGGGACTATATTGATGGCATAGAGTATCAGAACGGAACTATAGAGCTGATCCATACAGCAGAAGGCGTGGCCTACAGGAATACAAATGGTGTCTACACCTATCAGTATCACCTGACAGATCACCTGGGAAATGTCAGAGCTACAGTATACCGTAATCCAAATACAAATGCGATAGAGGTACTGCAACGGGATGACTATTATCCGTTTGGTTTACAAAAATCTCCAGGTCCTGTTTATGGAAATAATAAGTATCTTTATAATGGCAAGGAAAAACAGGAGGAATTAGGTGGCCAGTTAGATTACGGAGCCAGATTCTACGACCCTGTCATCGGACGCTGGAATGTGCCGGATCCGTTGGGAGAGGTACATTATAGCCAGACCGGTTACCACTATGTGCTCAATAGTCCTTTAGCATTTTCTGATCCGCTCGGGCTGGATACGATACCTGTTAATAATTTCAGGATAAAGGATTACGAGGAAGATGTAGATGTTGTCGCACTTTCAGGAGCAACCGTAACCCGTAACAGAAGCTCAAATAACGGCTTTGCAACACTATCTTTCCTGGATGCCAGTGATGATCCGTATTTCAAAAAACGTCCATACGATGTTATAGAATACCGAAGGACACTGAATGCAGCACGGGATCCGGCTATAGACCTGATGAATGTGGCCTCCATTGCCAGCGGAATCGGTGATGCCTATCTGCTGACCAGAGGCGGCATAATGATTCTCAAAGGTGGTATTCCGCTAATCCTGAAACGGCTGGCCCTGAAAAAGGCACTTAAGGAGGGACTTACAAATGCACAGCTTGTTCAGAAAGCAGCTACAAAAGCAGAGGCTGCCATTGGGGGTATAGGCAGGTTTGCGGGTACTGCGAAGCATAAGTATGCAACAAATCTTTTAGAAAGATATCAACGTATATATGGTAATCGCGGATTATTTACTAATTTTTCGTTCAATAATGGTGTAGGCAATCGTGGCACTTTAGATGTTCTTGATAAGATTAATGGAATTGTTTATGATTTTAAATTTGGAAAAGCAGTTATGAGTTCTTCGCAATACAATAAATATCTTAGAAACTTTGGGTTACCAATTCAAATAGTTAGACCGTAA
- a CDS encoding TonB-dependent siderophore receptor, whose translation MKTKIAIFLALCSIMSFSYAQTSRITGTVKTSDGHIAENVVVLLNGGKASKVSEQGIYEFNNLKPGNYKITARHIGLTSKTIEAEVSEGESKVVDFILADTKRQLDEVLVEGLKGLVEEQPSSSLRVQTPLLELPQSVQVISSSVLSKQQIFNLADGAIRNVSGVSRQSHWNDMYVNIHMRGSQIQAFRNGMNVVSSFWSPLSEDMSTVERIEFVKGPAGFMMSSGDPAGIYNVVTKKPTAENKGEVTFSAGSFEALRSTLDLNGRLSKDGKLLMRMNVAADRKSSFRPNENNKRFVIAPVLSYELNDDTKLTFEYTYQKAKMTDVGSAYVMSPFGYKSLPRDFTFSMPGLEPFNVDEHSAFLTIEHQLAKDWKLTGQGAYFNYNQIGASSWPKDITADGKVIRKSDIWDAQSEMAMGQIFLNGQVRTGSIQHRILAGLDVGDKKYDADWNQSQVLDSLNGGEFDPQNPDYTPDFGFKPFDRSLPVRQRSATGGGAMATKYSSVYIQDELGFFEDALRLTLAGRLTTMSVANWGGKPVKSTKVTPRLGLSYSIDKLTSVYGLYDQAFLPQNGILFDGSEVKPITGNNMELGIKRDWFGGKWNTTLAVYQIVKNHEIASYGPRPEMSMEIGQKKVKGIELDIKGEIAKGLNVIANYAYTDGEITKLNEGVGNQFFVGQRLDGADKHIANVWLDYELISGKLKGLSLNAGMSSNSDRATGFYSNDNPDYNLEDYLRFDGGLGYRHKSFSVRLNVNNLLDKYLLAGGAYYTNYFTTPVYSWQADAPRNYRLTMSYKF comes from the coding sequence ATGAAAACAAAAATTGCTATCTTTTTAGCACTATGCTCTATAATGAGTTTCAGTTATGCCCAGACTTCCCGCATCACAGGTACAGTCAAAACCAGTGACGGACATATCGCTGAAAATGTTGTTGTCCTGCTGAATGGAGGAAAAGCGTCCAAAGTTTCGGAACAGGGCATTTATGAATTCAATAACCTGAAGCCTGGCAATTACAAGATTACAGCCCGACATATTGGTCTGACTTCTAAAACCATCGAAGCGGAAGTATCAGAAGGAGAGAGCAAAGTCGTTGATTTTATACTGGCAGATACCAAGCGACAACTTGATGAAGTACTCGTAGAAGGCCTGAAAGGACTTGTAGAGGAGCAACCTTCTTCCAGTCTTCGGGTGCAGACTCCTCTTCTGGAACTACCACAAAGTGTGCAGGTGATCAGTTCTTCTGTCCTTTCCAAACAACAGATTTTTAATCTGGCGGACGGTGCAATACGCAATGTCAGTGGTGTAAGCAGACAGAGCCACTGGAATGATATGTATGTCAATATTCATATGCGCGGATCACAGATACAGGCCTTTCGCAATGGAATGAATGTAGTGAGCTCATTCTGGAGTCCTTTATCGGAAGATATGTCTACAGTCGAACGTATTGAATTTGTGAAAGGTCCCGCTGGCTTTATGATGTCCAGTGGTGATCCGGCCGGGATATATAATGTGGTTACAAAAAAACCGACAGCAGAAAATAAGGGAGAGGTAACATTCTCCGCAGGAAGTTTTGAAGCTTTACGCTCTACTCTCGATCTGAATGGCAGGTTGAGTAAAGATGGCAAATTGCTGATGAGAATGAATGTGGCAGCGGATAGAAAGTCTTCATTCAGACCCAATGAAAACAACAAACGGTTTGTGATCGCACCTGTATTATCTTATGAACTGAATGACGATACCAAACTGACTTTTGAATATACCTACCAAAAAGCTAAAATGACCGATGTGGGATCAGCGTATGTCATGTCTCCATTTGGTTATAAGTCTCTGCCTCGTGATTTTACTTTTTCGATGCCCGGACTGGAACCGTTTAATGTGGATGAACATAGTGCTTTCCTGACTATAGAACATCAACTAGCTAAGGACTGGAAACTGACAGGACAGGGTGCCTATTTTAATTACAATCAGATAGGAGCGAGCAGCTGGCCGAAAGATATCACAGCGGATGGCAAAGTGATCCGTAAGTCAGATATTTGGGATGCACAGAGTGAGATGGCTATGGGACAGATTTTTCTGAACGGACAGGTTCGTACCGGTAGCATACAGCATCGTATACTGGCTGGTCTTGACGTGGGAGATAAAAAATATGACGCAGACTGGAATCAATCTCAGGTACTGGACTCTCTGAACGGTGGAGAATTTGATCCTCAAAATCCGGATTATACCCCTGATTTTGGTTTTAAACCTTTCGACAGAAGTCTTCCGGTGCGTCAGCGTTCGGCAACGGGAGGTGGTGCTATGGCCACGAAATACTCCTCTGTGTATATACAGGACGAACTTGGTTTCTTTGAAGATGCCTTGCGTCTTACATTGGCAGGTCGTTTGACAACTATGTCCGTTGCAAACTGGGGGGGCAAGCCTGTGAAAAGTACCAAAGTAACTCCAAGACTGGGATTATCCTATTCCATTGACAAGCTTACCTCTGTATACGGACTATACGATCAGGCTTTCCTGCCACAGAATGGAATACTGTTTGACGGCTCTGAAGTAAAACCGATAACCGGCAATAATATGGAGCTGGGTATAAAAAGAGATTGGTTTGGAGGGAAGTGGAATACTACCCTTGCAGTGTATCAGATAGTGAAAAACCATGAAATCGCTTCTTACGGTCCGCGCCCGGAGATGAGTATGGAAATCGGACAGAAAAAAGTTAAAGGAATAGAACTGGATATTAAGGGTGAAATTGCTAAAGGACTGAATGTAATTGCCAATTATGCCTATACGGACGGAGAGATTACCAAACTTAATGAAGGCGTGGGAAATCAGTTTTTTGTAGGACAGCGACTTGACGGAGCAGACAAGCATATTGCAAATGTGTGGCTGGACTATGAATTGATAAGTGGAAAATTAAAAGGATTGAGTTTGAATGCCGGTATGTCCAGCAACAGCGATCGTGCTACAGGATTTTACTCGAATGATAATCCGGACTATAATCTGGAAGACTACCTGCGCTTTGACGGAGGTCTGGGGTATAGACACAAATCATTTTCCGTACGCCTCAATGTAAACAACCTGCTGGACAAATATCTTCTGGCCGGAGGAGCTTATTATACGAATTACTTTACAACTCCTGTATATTCCTGGCAGGCAGATGCTCCCCGAAATTACAGATTGACCATGAGCTACAAATTTTAA